From Hymenobacter sediminicola:
TGCCAAACTAGTAAGCATTTCGGGCACGTATAAGGGAGACGTCATCAACACGCTAACCTTTCACTGGGAGTACGTACTTAGCAAGTAACCGTACTGCTCATTCGTCATACAGCGGCCCCGCCTGGATATCCAGGCGGGGCCGCTGGTTTTGCATTTTGCCCAACGCTAGTCCCGGCCCAAAGTCGCATCAATATCAGCACTGCTGTCAACATCGGGGATTTGGCTCCATACAACCGCCAGCAACGCTAACAGGAGCAAAAACACGGTCAGCCCAATGCGTAGTCCTCTTCCCATGCAACTCCTTATTTAATAGCCATACTTCTCGCCCCAGAGTTGGCGCAGGCGCTCCTGCACTTTGGCTTCGGCCGGGTTCTGGCCGGGGTGGTAGAACACGGTGCCGCTGAGCGCCTCGGGCATGAACTCCTGGTAAGCAAAGCTGCCAGGGTAGTCGTGCGAGTATTGGTACTGGCCGCCGTAGCCGAGGTCTTTCATGAGCTTGGTGGGCGCATTGCGCAGCGGAATGGGTACCGACTGCACGCCCTGCTGCCGCACCAGTGCCCGCGCCTCCCGGATGGCCTTGTAGCTGGCATTGCTCTTGGGCGACGTAGCCAAGTACACTACCGTCTGGCCCAGAATAATGTCGCCTTCGGGCATGCCAATTACCGTGACGGCCTGGAAGCAGCTCTGGGCCAGCATCAGAGCATTGGGGTTGGCCATGCCCACGTCTTCAGAAGCCAAGATGAGCAGACGGCGCGCAATAAACTTGGGGTCCTCGCCGCCTTCCAGCATCACGGCCAGGTAGTAGAGCGCGGCGTTGGGGTCGGAGCCGCGGATGCTTTTGATGAAGGCCGAAATGACGTCGTAGTGCATCTCGCCGCCTTTGTCGTAGCGGGCGAGGTGCTGCTGGGCCAGCTGCTGCACGCCCTCATCGGTGATGATGACTTCGCCGGTTTTCGGGTCGGGGCGGCTTGCTTCCACTACTATTTCCAGCAGGTTCAGGAGTTTGCGCGCGTCGCCGCCCGAAATGGTGAGCAGCGCGCCGTAATCCTGCACCCGTACTTTGTACTGCTTCAGCACCTCATCTTGGGCCAGGGCATTGTCTACGAGGCCGGTCAGCACTTCCTTGTCCAGCGGCTCCAGCACGTACACCTGCGCCCGGCTCAGCACGGCCGGAATCACCTCAAACGACGGATTTTCGGTAGTGGCGCCAATCAGCGTCACGATGCCCTGCTCCACGGCCCCCAGCAGCGCGTCCTGCTGGCTTTTGCTGAAGCGGTGAATTTCATCAATAAACAGCACGGTACCGCGTTGCTTTTTGGCCCGCTCAATGACTTCGCGCACGTCTTTCACGCCGGCATTCACGGCGCTGAGCGAGGCAAAAGGCTTGCCCAGTTCGGCAGCCAGCAAATTGGCCAGCGTGGTTTTGCCCACGCCGGGCGGGCCCCACAGAATGAGCGAGGGCAGCCGGCCGGCATTCAGGTAGCGGCGCAGCACGCCTTCGGGCCCGATGAGGTGGCGCTGCCCGGCGTATTCGTCGAGGGTGCGAGGGCGCATCCGCTCGGCCAGGGGGGCGCCGGGACGCGGGGCATTGGACTGGGGCTGGGGGTCAGTATCGAAGAGAGAGCCGGTAGACATAGGTGGGGAAGCGCGAACCTTACGGGAGCGGGCTGGTTCGGGTAGGGCCGCGGGGTTGCGGCAGCGTGTTTAACGTTCGAAGCGAAGCGCGAGCTACAAAGGTAGTGTGCCGCCCCGCCGGGTTATGCGTTATCCGCACATTCGCCTCTACCTTCGTTCTTAATGAAAAATGCAGCCCGGGTCCACGCGGCCTTATTCGTGGTAGCCCTTATCTACGCCGCCAACTACAGTATTTCCAAAGACGTGATGCCGCGCTACATGGGTCCGTTTGGGCTGGTGCTGCTGCGGATTGTGGGTGCGGCGCTGTTTTTCGGGGTGCTGAGCCGGCTGGTGGCCCCGCAGGACCGTATCGTAGGCCGTGCCGACCAGTGGCGGGCCGTGGCGTGCGGAGTGCTGGGCATCGGGCTGAATCAGCTGCTGTTTTTCTCGGGGCTCAACCTCACCTCCCCCATCAATGCCTCGCTCATCCAGACTATTGCGCCCGTCGTGACCGTGCTGGCCTCGGTGGTGCTGCTAGGCGAGCGGCTGACGGTGCCGCGCCTGCTGGGTATTGCGCTGGCGGGCGTGGGCGCGGCCAGTATCATTCTGAGCCGGGGGCCGGTGGCGGCCGGCGGGCAGGATGGTCTGCTGGGTAATCTGCTGATTCTGCTCAACGCCACGGCTTTCGGCATCTACCTCGTGCTGGTGATGCCGCTGATGCGCAAGTATCATCCGTTTACGGTGCTGGCACGCATCTTTCTGGTGGGTGCGGTACTGGCGGTGCCCGCCGGCTGGCAACAGGTGCAGCAGCCCGACTACGCCAGCTTTCCGCCCAGCATCTGGGCCGCCATTGCCTACATGGTCATCTGCCTCACTATCATGGCCTATCTGCTCAACAACTGGGCTCTGAAATACGCCTCCCCTTCCCTACTTGGCGCTTATATCTACCTGCAGCCGGCGCTGGCCGTGGGTATTGCCGTGGCAGTAGGCAAAGACACCCTCACGCTCACCAAGGGCTTGCAGG
This genomic window contains:
- a CDS encoding replication-associated recombination protein A, whose protein sequence is MSTGSLFDTDPQPQSNAPRPGAPLAERMRPRTLDEYAGQRHLIGPEGVLRRYLNAGRLPSLILWGPPGVGKTTLANLLAAELGKPFASLSAVNAGVKDVREVIERAKKQRGTVLFIDEIHRFSKSQQDALLGAVEQGIVTLIGATTENPSFEVIPAVLSRAQVYVLEPLDKEVLTGLVDNALAQDEVLKQYKVRVQDYGALLTISGGDARKLLNLLEIVVEASRPDPKTGEVIITDEGVQQLAQQHLARYDKGGEMHYDVISAFIKSIRGSDPNAALYYLAVMLEGGEDPKFIARRLLILASEDVGMANPNALMLAQSCFQAVTVIGMPEGDIILGQTVVYLATSPKSNASYKAIREARALVRQQGVQSVPIPLRNAPTKLMKDLGYGGQYQYSHDYPGSFAYQEFMPEALSGTVFYHPGQNPAEAKVQERLRQLWGEKYGY
- a CDS encoding DMT family transporter, encoding MKNAARVHAALFVVALIYAANYSISKDVMPRYMGPFGLVLLRIVGAALFFGVLSRLVAPQDRIVGRADQWRAVACGVLGIGLNQLLFFSGLNLTSPINASLIQTIAPVVTVLASVVLLGERLTVPRLLGIALAGVGAASIILSRGPVAAGGQDGLLGNLLILLNATAFGIYLVLVMPLMRKYHPFTVLARIFLVGAVLAVPAGWQQVQQPDYASFPPSIWAAIAYMVICLTIMAYLLNNWALKYASPSLLGAYIYLQPALAVGIAVAVGKDTLTLTKGLQALLIFGGVFLVSRKPRQPAPAVVPLEPVQD